Below is a window of Musa acuminata AAA Group cultivar baxijiao unplaced genomic scaffold, Cavendish_Baxijiao_AAA HiC_scaffold_1139, whole genome shotgun sequence DNA.
taggctcttgctgtgattacttgggaggtttaagatattgtgggcagtgacgtgatccttgtatcccagttattctcttgtggttgctgctagggttttgggcaagagattgagatttgtacatttattattctcatagtggattatctctagtttgccccgtggtttttacccttcacattgaaggggttttccacgtatatcttggtgttctgtttgattgtgtttccattttattccgctgcgtattttggtcttctagtatttgttcctatacaaaggttattcctgtttatatccccattaaTACTTGCTAAAAAAATCATGAGATGTTTATTGTTAAATATCTTATattaatgattttaaaatattaaatacattATACATGCTCACATAAATAAAACTATATATGTTTGTACTTATTGagtaattatttattataaatcataTTTTATAAGGATACTAGTATCACCTAAGTGATTAGGTAGGAAAGTGAGCACATGCAAACTGATGTCAGCATAAATATAGATGATAACTTATGGATATTTTGTATGTATAAATTTtggatatattatatttatattttctttttgttaGAAGTTATAATTATGCACAAGTGTTAAAAATATTATGTACAGGGAAaactttattattttatttatcaaattagcatgttttaattttaagattaccTATTTTTCACTTCACTCATATCAATAATACTAATAAAAATTGAAATATAATGGTAGGgtgaataatatttataatattataaataaagatattCAAAGCAATGAATAATATGCAACTTTAGTTGTTGCATCCTGTGATTGCATAAATTATTCAAAGCAATAAATATctttattataaataaagatattCAAAGCAATGAACAATATTTACAAGTACTAGCATTTAGACCCACTACCATTGTTTTTTGgggtaattttaaaaattatattactcGGTCAACCTTTAAATTACTCCCAGATGCAcaaaaatataacttttgtggttttttttaaatttatttgatattttttatgatattttcattTTGTGATTGCTcttaagtttttctaatttttaattCTTCAAATTTTAAAACTTTCATGCAATATTTATTAACCTTTTAGCTTCTAAATAATTTTtacaattattataaaatttgtgTCCGAAAACATCATGGTCTAAATCCACTTACACTATTTTTGTGTGACTCAGTTGAAACAAATTATGACTTTTAGGAAACCTTTAAATTGCTCCcagataaaaaatataactctttattttaaaattttaaatgataattatttttggttctttcaGCATGTGAATACTTTGGATTATTTCAATTTCTTCGATTTCTTCAAATTTTGTCAAAATTTGATGAAATTGTGCAATATTTGGAGTGCAAAATTtgtcaaaatttaaaatatattctaaaagtttgattaaaaaatattatgacgTAGACCCACTTATACTCTTTTGGAGGGCAATTCAAGAACTACATAACTAGGTCAAAACAAACATTTGGTTTTGTCCAAGTTTGAAGCGTCAACGTATTTCTTTCTAATATCGGAGCTTCTAAATAGACTTAAAATCTATTCTGATTTTTTGGTTAAAAAATAACAGCATTTAGATCCTCTTCTATGATTTTTGGATAATCCAAAAATAGTGTAACCGGATTTAAACCTAATCAAAACAAGTTGGGACCTTTGTGAAACATTTAAATTGCTCCCAaatggataaaaaaatatataatttttctatttttaaaaattaatttgatcttttatggtatttttaaaatatgaatactttaaataaatattatggactttttttaaaaatatccctataaaatacgataatactagtgcaatatgtttaacaaaaaatctcgttcaatactctagaactaaacatatattATTATAGGTCAAGTTAACAATCATGACATAactttagaatttattaatataaagcatcaattaacatatatttttataaaatcatgaggagcaatttaattttattaggagagaaataggcatgttaaatctttcaaatgcatgaatgattcttatataatttttgaatcattatcttgatttctcgattttcaAGATCATATCCTATAACTCTTCCGTTTGccaaagagaatattttctttTAAACGAATCATgatccttctcttgatttctcgatgttcttgacttgagttttctcttaaatcAAGATAGCTTACTATGATTTCTTTCTcttactatttataaaagaagagatttgattaaTGGAGTTTTGGTATTTAtaacttgatattttatttttcatgagatgataatttcctatgaatccttcccttttctatttacgaaagtagaaccttgattcatggactttcggTACTTATGACTtgatgtgatgaatgaattcttccctttttttttttttcttcttattttatgACAAAGAGGAGAATGCAAAAGTTGCTACCTTGCACATCTAAAAACTTGCTATTTTGCTCAACTTCACTAgctagtttgcagttctaaatgttgaatcttagattttgttaatgaaatcaattgataagtttgtaatctaatttgcattttgagtgacgtaggaccagcttcgattaaggagaggaaaattgattgaagcaagagGAATTCGACATTGGGCtggagttgaacatgttaggagattggacgtcagaccggaggatcggtcgacatgctggtagaaggacttcgtgccgtgAGTTTGGGCATTGGGCTAAAGGATTGGACATTATACTAAGGTAATCGGAAGTTacaggagtcaacatgccaattaggcaatatgctgaaggagaggacaatgcacgaaaggatcggacgaagcattgaaTGATCGAATAAAGCGCCGGAAAAACCAATAACATGTTGGACAACTTAtaattcatgctttataataatttgtcaagatcgagttagtttaggtctaattaagaCAATATTTGAgtaaaacaatgccaactcaattaagggccaattgggcctgaatcagggttgaattggACTTGTTGTATGGCCCATTCAATGTTCTATAGTATGgtctagtagtggtaccgcccaaactagatAGTGATACCTCCCAAACTAGTccagattatgtcaggcggtggtaccgcctagtactggcgatggtaccggtagtacctcaaaaacccaggatgagatcattttgactccaaatttgaatccatttggggcctatataaaccataCTCATCCCTGCTTAGTGAACACATcaactgagaacaaaaattgggaaaaCTCTATTGTAGTCctcctcctctagctctaagtatTGATTTCAGTTTAAGAGATGTGTGAGTGGGTTGTaaatattatctcctaaacctgtgaaaatgacaaaagagttgtaagagagtagttggtctttgtccattgaaggaataccgttagtggataccagtggcctcaatagaggaggaattgagagtggacgtaggtcacgataatcgaaccactataaatctcggtttacaattttgttttgcttttcattgtcattcttatattgcaaactaatttacttactacttttactacgcttacgaacatgctttcaaatTAGACGCTtttcgatatcgattttcatcgaacgtaATTTTTCCAAACCGACGTGTTTTTTGGtaagaactaattcacccccctctcttggtatcaattttggtcctaacactaaagtgatataaaatttgcGGATATAGTTCAAATATTTGTTgaacatttctcctttttgttgatgacaaaaggggagaaatgatgaatgtttggaatcatactaaaatgatgttgaatttggtatcatacatcattttagtatcatgaatggttaaaaaatttactttagtatcatgaatgttatgcccaaaatgatgttaattttggtatcatgtatgaagtgatgaatgctttagtatcatgaaggttatgcccaaagtgatattgatttattataaaattatgcatgttatactttgatgacttgaaactatcaTGATGCACaatatatgatattttaattttgatcactatgatcgaaattgtttctcttgaattcaaatattatgattccttttgaattaagtttgccttatctcaatgtggtatataaatagggggagttaaagttaactccgtcattaattggttgttataaataaaggagagattgttgaatttcatattttgataatcaaatcaattgatgaattaatgatctatttCATGTGTAgagataagtgacgtaggactaactacgatcatgaaaaagataaaataattaaaaaagaatcGAATGTTAGGCCGGAGTTAATGATTGAGCATTGGGCCGGATGAATcaggggatacaccgaaggatcaaacGGTATAATGAAAGCTCGcccgaagttcgccggaagctcgctgaaagatcgtcggaagttcatcgagagtttgGTTGAACAATTGACGTGCCAGACAACTTAAATTTCTTATATCAtatttgttttagccttaactatcgtagttagaaatttaatttgagttagttttaggattTCTCAATTTGATCCGAAACAAGACTCATTTGGATCGATCGGATGGCTTATTCAGCCAGAGCGACGTTAGGCGGTGGCTCCGAGCAAATTTGACACAATATAATTCTATTGTCAGCAGAGACATATCCAACACTCCAAGCAAAAGAAGCAGCAGTTCTTGCAGCTCCATAGGGTTTACATTACAAATCTCTATTGCTAATTGCAATAACATTATGGGAAGCATAAAATACATTGTTCAAGTATAAAATACATTATCGATATGTAAGAAATTTATATATTGATAATTATTGCAGTATTAACATCATGAATATTATATATTAAAGTATCTTCTGAGATATATGAAGATCCACTTGAACGCTCTATTTGAGTTTCTAATACCTGAGATTCTTGACTAGCGGGACTCTGCCTTATTACGCTCGTTGTAGTGCTCGATTCGATCAATCGATCATCGGAGTCTTTATTTTCTGTTCCGACAAACAACACAGTCTCATCGGAGATCCCTCCATCGATGCTGTCACTTTCCTCTGCTCTTTCCTGTAGTTGGAGGGCAAGCTCAAGGTTCCGAACCACATCAACCATGGATGGTCGTTCCTTCCCAGTATCAGCCAAACATTTCACTGCAGTCTCTACAAACCACTTGAAACTCAGTGGAGCAATCTTATCCTTCAAGTAGGGATCAATGATCATGTCGAGCATGCCATTCTTTTGGCAGTGCAGTACCCACTCCGACAAGCTCACCTTTTCATCTGAAAGCATGGGGTTAAGAGCTGGCCGAGCACACAGGACCTCAAACAGCACGACCCCAAAAGAGTAGACATCAGATTTCTCTGTGAGCTGCATCTTTCTAAAGTACTCTGGATCGAAGTAACCAAAGCTTCCCTTCACCACCGTGCTGACATGGGACTCGTCGGCGTTCGGACCAATCTTCGAGAGCCCGAAATCTGAAACTTTTGCAACCCCTTTGTCATCTAACAGTATGTTTGTTGCCTTCACATCTCGATGTATGATGGTATGCTTGGCACCGGTGTGAAGGTAATGCAGACCGCGTGCAGCCCCGATGCAGATCTCAAGCCGCTGTTTCCATGGAAGAGGCGGCTTCTGTGTCTTGCAAAGATTCTCGCGGAGGGTCCCCTGTGCCATGTAATCGTAGACTAGGATCATCTCACAGTTCTCCTCACAGTAACCGATCAAAGAGACAAGGTGGTTGTGTCGGAGCATGGAAAGCATCTCAATCTCAGTCTGGAATTGATGGACACCTTGGTCGGACATCGGGTTAGCACGCTTGATGGCCACCTTTGTGATCCCACCATCTATCTCCCCACGGTAGACCTTTCCGAACCCACCAACTCCAAGAAGAAGGGACTCATCGAAGTCATTTGTGGCAGCTTTTATCTCTGCAATGGAGAAGTAGCGGCAGAGATTGAAATCAGCCGACGCAACTGAACGTGTGTTGCCATAGAGGGAGAGAGGCGACAAACCATAAGGCCCATTGCTTGTAACTGCACCCTTCCCTTCCttcaccatcttcttcttctggcaTTTGCACATTCCAATTAGGCAAAAACCAGCGAGCAAAACAGCAAAACCTCCGACCACGCCACCAACAATAACAGGAACTTCACTCTTATGTTTCGCACTCCCCTTCCTGTGATCTCCAGGATCAACGTAGAGCTGCGAGCGTGCTCCTGGATTAAGACCAGCCAGGCTGTTATTACTGTTCTGCAGCTTGAACACCTCAAGCCCATTCAAGATGGCATCATAATACTCTGGTTCGGAGAGTGTATATGGATGAAGCGCAACCCACAGATCCATCTGCTCTCTTCCCATTGTCGTCACCACATAGTCCCTGTACACAGGGATACCGATCCCGCCACTCCAACCAATGACATCAGCTTTTTCTTTTGCAGTCTGGTTATTAAGGTAGATGTCAAAGACTCTCTGGTTTTTCTTCACTATCGGATACTGGATTTCACAGAAATGTAGCCGGACAAGGTAATAGAAGCCAGCATCCACAGGGAGAATCCAGGTTAaattgtagttcaagttcacctgtGCATTTGGACCCATTGATCTTGCTGTGGAGTAGACATCCGGTGGTGCAATGTAATTTGGAACACTGGTCGGGTATGTGATGGTAACATTCGGATCATTGGAGTCGGTCACACCAAATGCAGCCCCATAAATGTAAGGCGAGTCGTCGTCCCAAGAGCGGAACAAGCCGGAATCTTCGATGGGGGGAATTGCTTGCCCACCCACATTGAGCCGGTAAACCGTCTCCAGAGCTTGGTCGGGATCGATAGTGtaagcatgattatcatcatcgcCATAGACAAGCAACGGTGttgctgagctaaacaagtcaggGATTGATAGAATCTCGATACCGTTAATGAAGGCATAGGAGTTGGGATGGGTGGTTGATGGGGTGAAAGTGAGGTTTAGGCCGCCGGTGGAGACGTTTACGGAGTATTCACGGATTAGATAGGCGAAATTTAGGGCATCGGCAGTTAGGTAGGCGCTGAAGTTGTGAAGAAGGATGTAAGGGCCAGATGTAACGGAGAAGAAGGCATCGGAAGCGGCATGGTTGGAGTAATCGGAAGGGTAGAAATGGAGGCGGATAAATATCGGGCCGGCGCTGAGAGGGAAGCGGTAGGTGAAGGGAGAAGTGAAGACCCGAGCGGTGGAGTACGGGACCGTGGAGACCGATGGATCTAGCGGTAGAGCATTGAAGCCGCCGCTGCCGTTCAAGGAGGGGGCGTACCTGGTTCCGGTGTCGCCGGTCCAGGATCGTCTGTCGAAGCTAGATGCCTGGCCGGAGGCGCCGCAGTTGAGGAGGATGTCGTCTCTTGGCACGTAATAGGTGGAGTTGTCGACAGCAACGACGACCAAAGTAGTCGCCAGTAGCAAGAAGGCGAAGGAGGCACAGAGAAGGGAACGGAGCTGCATCAGAGACCATGACTGATCCAGGAAAAGGAACCCTAAATCCATCAAAAATCGGATCTTTAACGAAGAAATCGATTGGCCTCACTCTACTCTCCGGAATTCAGCAGGGAAAATTAGCATTCAACATCTAAATCTTCAAGTCCCGCGCTCACGTTCAGCTAAAAGCAGAGGAAAACCAGCTAATATTGCATCAAAATCAACCTTGGAAACAAGGGAGAAATCAGGCGGTAGAGAGAGAGTTACCACGAAGAACTGCGAGAGAGTTGAATTGGGAGTCGCGGAGGGGAGGCGTTCATAATATGAGTCGGCGCCACAATCGTCGCAAGCAATAGATTGCAAGAGTCGAGATGTTTAAGTGAATAGGATGAAGTCTTCGTCAACAACGACTTACACACGGAGTCAACATAAAGACTGGCATCCACTCGAGTTTGTTATTCATATGCAATTAGTCTATCAAAGACTTGACTAATGAATTATATGGTGGGATCTTTTTCTCATGTCACCTCAACAATTATAGAGGTTAAATTGTCTATATAATTAtagaaattttcttattagatatatttttatataggataaagttttagaaaaaatataaaattcaaaCAACATCATTTGCTTCCCACCTTTGCGCTTTTATCCATggatgctctttttttttttctcaaatcaaTATCTTTTGGATTGTCAATTCACTAAGGATTCATTATTAATTTACTATGATATGATTCACTATAGATTTAATAGGGATGAGGATGGTAGAAGATTATGATTGAGGATCAATGATAGAAGATTATAGTTGAGTTTATTGTATTCCTAATATGTCATGATCCTTAATTaatcatgatttgaggatcaattaATATGATTCATGATTCGAGGACAATCAATCTCTCCTTTATAAATATACAATACTTCGTATAAATGAAATTTACCGTTTTCATAACTTCTCTTGCTTGGAACGTTTCCAGCAATTTTGATTCCTCTTTCTCGCAACTCTATTTTACATAGTCATTCTCCACTCATCTCTTTTTCACTACAACGTAAACCGCACGTTGCAAGTGAATTTTTTTCTCTGTTGATGTGTCCAGCAATAGTGATTCCTCTTCCTTGTAACTTTGTTCTACTCGCCATTCTCCACTTATCTCTTTCACACCACAACGCAAGCTACACGCTACATGTATCTCCTTACTCTCACACCGGTGTTTCCTCCTTCTCCCACTACAGGTGACTTTCCCGGTATAGATGACCCTCCATCGGTGACTCTCCATCGTCCACCTTCTCACACCACAGGCGACGCTCCCTCCTCTCCAACTTTTGGCCAATAGTGTGTTCCTCACTATAGGCCATTAGCGACATTGTATATCACAACATCGGGGCAAATCACAGGCCCCTAGATCTGCTCGTGTCCACTGCTCTTGCTCCAGCGACACCTCTTGGGTGTTGAGCCACTGTTCACATCATCAAACATCTTACCTTTTCTTGTAGTACAACCTGTCTTCCATCCAATGTTGACTTTTTTTTTCAACGCTGCATCGGCATTAAACAATGTTGATCTAATTTGATCtcatctcttctccctcaacaacatgatattgcatccaaCCACATCATTTGAGAAATTTAAAACTTCATAACTATAATACTCATGTTCATATcttaataacataaaaaaaaaatttaaataatattttgagcTTTCACAGaagttttaaattatatatatatatgacttattTTTATAATGACGATGCATATTTATTAGGCAAATATCCTAGTACTTGGATAATAACAACATCTATTGATAGTTGTAATTTTATAttgttaaatataaaatttaataattattagtgATTGAAATACAAAAATTCTTTCACATATGAAGGAGATCTTCTCCGAAGCAAATCATGGTTATTGTCTGATTTATCTATCAAAAAATCTTGTGATCGATATATGAGATAAAATATTACAAAGTTATTTTGAGCTATTGCTAGAGCTCCAATTTTATATAAGTTTAATGAATCGATTGGGAAAGTTAAGAAAAAAACTAAtgaaagaaaaacataaatataatattgTCACTCCCTCCAAATTAacacattcaagaggtgtgaacctaTCTTAAATCAAGAAAATTTATAATTCATTAATAATCCAATCTAGGattcaaactaacatttgagaatactaaaaataattccaatattattcacatatataaaacttatgtagtttataatcatacacctcatcacttgaaatattttaaaaatattttgaagtatatcaatggtgtataaaatatttcagagtatatcaatcacgtatgaaatattttagacatatga
It encodes the following:
- the LOC135586209 gene encoding receptor-like protein kinase FERONIA isoform X2, translating into MDLGFLFLDQSWSLMQLRSLLCASFAFLLLATTLVVVAVDNSTYYVPRDDILLNCGASGQASSFDRRSWTGDTGTRYAPSLNGSGGFNALPLDPSVSTVPYSTARVFTSPFTYRFPLSAGPIFIRLHFYPSDYSNHAASDAFFSVTSGPYILLHNFSAYLTADALNFAYLIREYSVNVSTGGLNLTFTPSTTHPNSYAFINGIEILSIPDLFSSATPLLVYGDDDNHAYTIDPDQALETVYRLNVGGQAIPPIEDSGLFRSWDDDSPYIYGAAFGVTDSNDPNVTITYPTSVPNYIAPPDVYSTARSMGPNAQVNLNYNLTWILPVDAGFYYLVRLHFCEIQYPIVKKNQRVFDIYLNNQTAKEKADVIGWSGGIGIPVYRDYVVTTMGREQMDLWVALHPYTLSEPEYYDAILNGLEVFKLQNSNNSLAGLNPGARSQLYVDPGDHRKGSAKHKSEVPVIVGGVVGGFAVLLAGFCLIGMCKCQKKKMVKEGKGAVTSNGPYEIKAATNDFDESLLLGVGGFGKVYRGEIDGGITKVAIKRANPMSDQGVHQFQTEIEMLSMLRHNHLVSLIGYCEENCEMILVYDYMAQGTLRENLCKTQKPPLPWKQRLEICIGAARGLHYLHTGAKHTIIHRDVKATNILLDDKGVAKVSDFGLSKIGPNADESHVSTVVKGSFGYFDPEYFRKMQLTEKSDVYSFGVVLFEVLCARPALNPMLSDEKVSLSEWVLHCQKNGMLDMIIDPYLKDKIAPLSFKWFVETAVKCLADTGKERPSMVDVVRNLELALQLQERAEESDSIDGGISDETVLFVGTENKDSDDRLIESSTTTSVIRQSPASQESQVLETQIERSSGSSYISEDTLIYNIHDVNTAIIINI
- the LOC135586209 gene encoding receptor-like protein kinase FERONIA isoform X1, giving the protein MDLGFLFLDQSWSLMQLRSLLCASFAFLLLATTLVVVAVDNSTYYVPRDDILLNCGASGQASSFDRRSWTGDTGTRYAPSLNGSGGFNALPLDPSVSTVPYSTARVFTSPFTYRFPLSAGPIFIRLHFYPSDYSNHAASDAFFSVTSGPYILLHNFSAYLTADALNFAYLIREYSVNVSTGGLNLTFTPSTTHPNSYAFINGIEILSIPDLFSSATPLLVYGDDDNHAYTIDPDQALETVYRLNVGGQAIPPIEDSGLFRSWDDDSPYIYGAAFGVTDSNDPNVTITYPTSVPNYIAPPDVYSTARSMGPNAQVNLNYNLTWILPVDAGFYYLVRLHFCEIQYPIVKKNQRVFDIYLNNQTAKEKADVIGWSGGIGIPVYRDYVVTTMGREQMDLWVALHPYTLSEPEYYDAILNGLEVFKLQNSNNSLAGLNPGARSQLYVDPGDHRKGSAKHKSEVPVIVGGVVGGFAVLLAGFCLIGMCKCQKKKMVKEGKGAVTSNGPYGLSPLSLYGNTRSVASADFNLCRYFSIAEIKAATNDFDESLLLGVGGFGKVYRGEIDGGITKVAIKRANPMSDQGVHQFQTEIEMLSMLRHNHLVSLIGYCEENCEMILVYDYMAQGTLRENLCKTQKPPLPWKQRLEICIGAARGLHYLHTGAKHTIIHRDVKATNILLDDKGVAKVSDFGLSKIGPNADESHVSTVVKGSFGYFDPEYFRKMQLTEKSDVYSFGVVLFEVLCARPALNPMLSDEKVSLSEWVLHCQKNGMLDMIIDPYLKDKIAPLSFKWFVETAVKCLADTGKERPSMVDVVRNLELALQLQERAEESDSIDGGISDETVLFVGTENKDSDDRLIESSTTTSVIRQSPASQESQVLETQIERSSGSSYISEDTLIYNIHDVNTAIIINI